The Ignavibacteriota bacterium genome contains a region encoding:
- a CDS encoding phage virion morphogenesis protein, producing the protein MEAFTIDTTELLAAIERVLDPAPLMPVIAQVLVRSVEKNFQAGGRYSMGPDGQPAGGTLKWQPTKRPHSRGVLQDKGALAASIDARVDGLSVIMSSHLVYAAIHQYGGTIQHPGGTPYIIGEGGMAKFLRKDGNYPPGVQFTAPHPIPIPARPFIVVQDEDIEEIGALIAEA; encoded by the coding sequence ACCGAGCTGCTCGCGGCAATCGAGCGCGTGCTGGATCCGGCCCCCCTCATGCCGGTCATCGCACAGGTGCTTGTGCGATCGGTGGAGAAAAACTTCCAGGCAGGAGGCCGTTACAGTATGGGACCTGACGGCCAGCCGGCGGGCGGTACGCTCAAGTGGCAGCCGACAAAACGCCCGCACTCGCGTGGTGTTTTGCAGGATAAAGGCGCGCTCGCTGCGTCGATCGACGCGCGCGTAGACGGCCTGTCGGTGATCATGTCGTCACATCTGGTATATGCGGCCATCCATCAATACGGCGGGACAATCCAGCACCCGGGCGGAACGCCTTACATCATCGGCGAAGGGGGCATGGCGAAATTCCTGCGAAAGGACGGCAACTACCCACCGGGCGTGCAGTTCACCGCGCCGCATCCCATACCCATCCCCGCGAGACCTTTTATCGTGGTCCAAGACGAGGACATCGAGGAGATAGGCGCGCTGATCGCGGAGGCATGA